In a single window of the Pandoraea pulmonicola genome:
- a CDS encoding cupin domain-containing protein, translating to MRRYVLLAAVPAAFAAGFLASHSMPSANAQNAQASALAAQIIDVGAMTDEQIGKLVPNVGTLRTKTLVATPNGTVAVQSGNVPRHTHQEADEIQYVISGSGTFWLGDQQREVHPGDLIVIPRGTVHAGSQNTSSEFKVLAIKLPPQAPNDIQFVK from the coding sequence ATGCGCCGCTATGTCCTGCTCGCTGCCGTACCCGCCGCCTTTGCCGCGGGCTTCCTCGCTTCCCATTCGATGCCGAGCGCGAACGCGCAAAACGCGCAAGCAAGCGCCCTCGCGGCGCAGATCATCGACGTCGGCGCCATGACCGACGAACAGATCGGCAAGCTCGTGCCCAACGTCGGCACGCTTCGCACGAAGACACTCGTCGCCACGCCCAACGGCACCGTCGCGGTACAGAGCGGCAACGTGCCGCGCCACACCCATCAGGAGGCGGACGAGATTCAATACGTGATTTCCGGCAGCGGCACCTTCTGGCTGGGTGATCAGCAGCGCGAAGTGCATCCGGGCGACCTGATCGTGATCCCGCGCGGGACCGTGCATGCCGGCTCGCAGAACACAAGCAGCGAGTTCAAGGTGCTCGCGATCAAACTGCCGCCGCAAGCGCCGAACGACATTCAGTTCGTGAAATGA
- a CDS encoding YfiR family protein translates to MRARFALARGAWFAGLLFAVGHAVAQTPAVGASAASAANHVRDASVRQVVLGIISYTRWPTSPDKVRLCVSGNTDYARELLSGPLPSTGLPVEAQRIPVTDPAIGSSCDALYLGAVSDTERRHLLASIAGHPMLTISERNDSCTQGTMFCLNVDADRVTFDINLDTVARSGVRVHPNVLKLARKPGTP, encoded by the coding sequence GTGCGCGCACGTTTCGCGCTCGCACGGGGTGCGTGGTTCGCCGGACTGCTGTTTGCCGTCGGGCACGCCGTAGCGCAGACGCCTGCCGTCGGAGCATCTGCCGCATCGGCGGCGAACCACGTCCGCGACGCCAGCGTGCGGCAAGTGGTGCTGGGCATCATCAGTTATACCCGCTGGCCAACGTCTCCCGACAAGGTTCGCCTTTGCGTGAGCGGCAACACTGACTACGCACGCGAGTTGCTCTCCGGGCCGTTGCCCAGTACCGGTCTACCGGTCGAAGCGCAGCGCATACCGGTCACCGATCCTGCGATTGGTTCGTCGTGCGACGCGTTGTATCTCGGTGCCGTAAGCGACACCGAACGCCGGCACTTGCTTGCCAGCATCGCCGGTCACCCCATGCTGACGATCAGCGAGCGCAATGACTCGTGCACGCAGGGCACGATGTTCTGCCTGAACGTCGATGCCGACCGGGTGACTTTCGACATCAACCTCGACACCGTCGCGCGCAGCGGCGTACGTGTCCACCCCAACGTGCTGAAGCTGGCGCGAAAACCGGGGACACCATGA
- a CDS encoding amino acid permease, whose amino-acid sequence MSLFRTKNIESMLAAGRTGSLRKVLGPVDLVLMGIGAIIGTGIFVLTGTGALTAGPALTLSFIIAATACGFAALCYAEFASTIPVSGSIYTYSYATLGEIVAWIIGWDLMLEYGLASSAVSVGWSGYFQSLAAGFGLHLPNAITAAPGSVPGVTTFINLPAVVIMLLITWVLSHGVRESARINNLMVAIKISVVLLFIAVGVWHVKPANWTPFMPFGTSGMFNAAALVFFAFIGFDAVTSAAEEVRNPGRDLPIGIIGSLIVCTLLYVAVAAIMTGIVPFAHFAGIDHPVSLALQYAGQNWIAGFVDLGAILGMTTVILVMTYGQTRITYAMSRDGLLPPMLSSIHPTHKTPFAGTWIIGVVFAVIAGFVPLDVLAELINIGTLSAFALVSVAVLVLRRTRPDLPRAFRVPGAPVVPLVSAGLCLFLMAHLQAATWIAFVVWLAIGLVIYFSYARRNAVLHKYDAEAVPSAQQPQP is encoded by the coding sequence ATGAGTCTTTTTCGTACCAAAAACATCGAGAGCATGCTCGCTGCCGGCCGTACTGGCAGCCTGCGCAAAGTGCTTGGCCCGGTCGATCTCGTCCTGATGGGCATCGGTGCCATCATCGGCACCGGCATCTTCGTGCTCACCGGCACCGGCGCCCTCACCGCGGGCCCCGCCCTCACCCTCTCCTTCATCATTGCGGCCACCGCATGCGGTTTCGCCGCCCTGTGCTACGCCGAATTCGCCTCGACCATTCCCGTCTCCGGCTCCATCTACACCTACAGCTACGCCACCCTCGGCGAAATCGTCGCGTGGATCATCGGCTGGGATCTGATGCTCGAATACGGGCTGGCGTCGTCGGCCGTCTCCGTGGGCTGGTCCGGCTACTTCCAGTCGCTCGCCGCCGGCTTCGGTCTGCACCTGCCCAATGCCATCACGGCGGCACCGGGCAGCGTGCCGGGCGTGACCACCTTCATCAATCTGCCCGCCGTCGTGATCATGTTGCTCATCACGTGGGTGCTGTCGCATGGCGTGCGCGAGTCCGCGCGCATCAACAACCTCATGGTGGCGATCAAGATCAGCGTGGTGCTGCTGTTCATCGCGGTGGGGGTCTGGCACGTCAAGCCGGCCAACTGGACGCCGTTCATGCCATTCGGCACCAGCGGCATGTTCAACGCCGCCGCGCTCGTCTTCTTCGCGTTCATCGGCTTCGACGCCGTCACGTCCGCCGCCGAAGAAGTGCGCAACCCGGGGCGCGACCTGCCCATCGGCATCATCGGCTCGCTCATCGTGTGCACGCTGCTCTACGTCGCGGTGGCCGCCATCATGACCGGCATCGTGCCCTTCGCACACTTCGCCGGCATCGACCATCCCGTCTCGCTCGCGCTGCAGTACGCCGGCCAGAACTGGATCGCGGGCTTCGTCGATCTGGGCGCTATCCTCGGCATGACCACCGTCATTCTGGTGATGACCTACGGTCAGACCCGCATCACCTACGCCATGTCGCGCGACGGCCTGCTGCCGCCCATGCTCTCGAGCATCCATCCGACGCACAAGACGCCGTTCGCCGGTACGTGGATCATCGGCGTGGTGTTTGCCGTCATCGCCGGCTTCGTGCCGCTGGACGTGCTCGCCGAGCTCATCAACATCGGCACCCTGTCGGCATTCGCCCTCGTGTCGGTCGCCGTGCTGGTGCTGCGCCGCACGCGCCCCGATCTGCCGCGCGCGTTCCGCGTGCCGGGTGCGCCGGTCGTACCGCTCGTCTCCGCCGGACTGTGCCTGTTCCTGATGGCGCACCTGCAAGCGGCCACGTGGATCGCCTTCGTCGTGTGGCTCGCCATCGGCCTGGTCATCTACTTCTCGTACGCGCGTCGCAACGCCGTGCTGCACAAGTATGACGCCGAGGCTGTCCCGTCCGCACAACAGCCCCAGCCCTGA
- a CDS encoding NAD(P)H-dependent oxidoreductase, with the protein MTFPASPPNSGDAPADADGAPGRSVYVIVAHPRWRDSRVNRRLLAAARSIAGVDVNDLYSTYPDFSIDVAAEQRRVARADLIALVHPIYWYSMPPLQKLWLDEVLSWGWAYGHGGHALAHKDLWLVASTGGPHASYRAEGYNQHDFADFLPAYEQTARLCGMRFLPPHVFYGARRSDDAALDAHVSDFAGRLATYPQWPELISMAEAPECGDIPVADRPRCQTGVADAVAPSASDDEIVGTGKGV; encoded by the coding sequence ATGACTTTCCCCGCCTCTCCCCCCAATTCCGGTGACGCCCCCGCAGACGCCGACGGCGCGCCCGGGCGCAGTGTCTACGTCATCGTGGCGCACCCGCGCTGGCGCGACTCACGCGTGAACCGTCGGCTGCTCGCCGCCGCACGCAGCATTGCCGGCGTCGACGTCAACGATCTCTATTCCACCTATCCCGACTTCAGCATCGACGTGGCCGCCGAGCAGCGGCGGGTCGCCCGTGCCGACCTGATCGCGCTCGTGCACCCGATCTACTGGTACAGCATGCCGCCGTTGCAAAAGCTCTGGCTCGACGAAGTACTGTCGTGGGGATGGGCTTACGGCCACGGCGGCCACGCCCTCGCCCACAAGGACCTGTGGCTCGTGGCGAGCACCGGCGGGCCGCACGCCAGCTATCGCGCCGAGGGCTATAACCAACACGACTTCGCGGACTTCCTGCCCGCCTACGAACAGACGGCGCGGTTGTGCGGCATGCGCTTTCTGCCGCCGCACGTATTCTACGGCGCGCGGCGCAGCGACGACGCCGCGCTCGACGCCCACGTGAGCGACTTCGCCGGGCGACTCGCCACCTACCCGCAATGGCCCGAACTGATTTCGATGGCCGAGGCGCCCGAATGCGGGGACATTCCCGTGGCGGATCGTCCGCGCTGCCAGACCGGCGTGGCCGACGCCGTGGCGCCGTCGGCATCCGATGACGAGATCGTTGGCACCGGGAAGGGGGTCTGA
- a CDS encoding putative bifunctional diguanylate cyclase/phosphodiesterase, whose translation MNEPVPRRVPDVQTELSRAALDSAPYAMFVCNDDGMLERMNAAFTRLTGHQPADLLGKRSFLSLLDPSELARRRPPALASLSAGEAVPYDDEWHLLTPARSWLPVRLALSCVEHVPGERRWVGIVLDLSQHVEVASRLWYVTHHDPVTRLPNQTLLDERLELAIHRCARQQAGLTVMLIELDHLRKLRGTFGPPAAELALRIAAERLREAVGPEDTLACLGGSQFVIVTNETGDAARVLASKLQARLAQWVDVDRNTVALDASIGAVSYPDHGSTPETLLRRAHVALAIADANGGGLRFFSSEMDAQAKRRNALESLLRVAVHDQPHAQLHLVYQPQVSLSDGEIRNAETLLRWRHPSLGAIGPAEFIPIAETSGMILALGEWVMQTACREASRLLRRCGRLPRISVNVSAQQFARQDVVGMVERALQAHALAPAYLEIEITETVLLGDSSTAVGCLRSLHDMGVEIAVDDFGTGYASLAYLTRFPVNRLKIDRTFVRDMLTHAPSHAIVSAVIAMAHSLGLRVTAEGVETQAQAQRLTELGCDEAQGYWFARPVDMHGLHHIVAPLGSGARR comes from the coding sequence ATGAACGAGCCCGTCCCCCGTCGGGTGCCCGACGTTCAAACCGAATTGAGCCGCGCTGCGCTCGACAGCGCCCCTTATGCCATGTTCGTGTGCAACGACGACGGCATGCTCGAGCGCATGAACGCGGCGTTCACACGGCTTACCGGTCACCAGCCCGCCGACCTGCTGGGCAAGCGCAGCTTTCTTTCCTTGCTGGACCCTTCCGAGCTGGCACGTCGCCGGCCGCCTGCGCTGGCCAGCCTGTCAGCCGGCGAGGCGGTGCCCTACGACGACGAGTGGCATCTGCTCACGCCGGCGCGCAGTTGGCTGCCGGTCCGCCTCGCCTTGTCGTGTGTCGAGCATGTGCCCGGCGAGCGACGCTGGGTCGGCATTGTGCTCGACCTCTCGCAGCACGTCGAAGTGGCGTCGCGGCTGTGGTACGTCACCCACCATGATCCGGTCACCCGCCTGCCCAACCAGACACTGCTCGACGAACGCCTCGAACTGGCGATTCACCGTTGCGCGCGCCAGCAAGCCGGACTGACCGTGATGCTCATCGAGCTCGATCATCTTCGCAAGCTGCGCGGCACCTTCGGGCCGCCGGCGGCCGAACTCGCCCTGCGCATCGCCGCCGAGCGTTTGCGCGAGGCGGTCGGCCCCGAAGATACACTGGCATGCCTGGGCGGCAGCCAGTTCGTGATCGTCACCAATGAAACGGGAGACGCGGCGCGCGTACTGGCGTCGAAGCTGCAGGCGCGGCTCGCCCAATGGGTCGACGTCGACCGGAATACCGTGGCGCTCGACGCAAGCATCGGCGCCGTGAGCTATCCCGATCACGGCAGCACGCCGGAGACGCTGCTGCGCCGCGCCCACGTAGCGTTGGCGATTGCCGATGCGAACGGCGGCGGCCTGCGCTTCTTCAGCAGCGAAATGGACGCCCAGGCGAAGCGGCGCAACGCGCTTGAAAGTCTCTTGCGCGTGGCCGTGCACGACCAGCCGCACGCGCAACTGCACCTCGTCTATCAGCCGCAGGTCAGTTTGTCGGACGGCGAGATCCGCAACGCCGAAACGCTCCTGCGCTGGCGCCATCCGTCCCTCGGCGCGATCGGCCCGGCCGAGTTCATCCCCATCGCCGAGACTTCGGGGATGATCCTGGCGCTGGGCGAATGGGTGATGCAGACCGCGTGCCGCGAAGCGAGCCGACTGCTGCGCCGCTGCGGCCGTCTGCCGCGCATCTCGGTAAACGTTTCGGCGCAGCAGTTCGCGCGCCAGGATGTCGTGGGCATGGTCGAGCGTGCATTGCAGGCGCACGCATTGGCGCCCGCGTATCTGGAGATAGAAATCACGGAGACGGTGCTGCTCGGCGATTCGAGCACCGCCGTCGGATGCCTGCGCTCACTGCATGACATGGGTGTGGAGATCGCCGTGGACGACTTCGGCACCGGCTACGCGAGCCTTGCCTACCTGACGCGTTTCCCCGTCAACCGCCTGAAGATCGACCGGACCTTCGTGCGCGACATGCTGACACATGCACCGAGTCATGCCATCGTGAGCGCGGTGATCGCCATGGCACATTCGCTCGGGCTGCGCGTGACAGCCGAAGGCGTGGAGACGCAGGCGCAAGCCCAGCGACTCACCGAATTGGGCTGCGACGAGGCGCAGGGCTACTGGTTCGCGCGGCCCGTCGACATGCACGGGCTGCATCACATCGTGGCGCCGCTGGGCAGCGGTGCACGGCGCTGA
- a CDS encoding SH3 domain-containing protein — protein MKPWTLPLVLAGAAVMTAVPEAASAQSGQAVVNTLANVRAGPAAEYPVVAQAAAGMPVTVYGCLSGYTWCDIGLPGTRGWIYAGLLSYPYQGNPVPVLNYGTAIGLPIITFSIGSYWGSHYRNRSWYHDQRYWHRPPHWGGPGPRLPGHYPGPGHRPPGMGHGPGPRPPGHGAGPGSWPPGHGAGSGPGRPPGHGAGPRLPRGGHDGYGGRGGGHGGGHGGRHPGGAPGGPNQ, from the coding sequence ATGAAACCATGGACCTTACCGCTCGTCCTTGCCGGGGCGGCCGTGATGACGGCGGTGCCGGAGGCGGCGTCCGCGCAGTCGGGACAGGCGGTTGTCAACACGCTGGCCAACGTGCGCGCGGGTCCGGCGGCTGAATATCCCGTTGTGGCGCAGGCCGCAGCCGGCATGCCGGTGACCGTGTATGGCTGCCTGTCCGGTTACACGTGGTGCGACATCGGCTTGCCGGGCACGCGCGGCTGGATCTATGCGGGTTTGTTGAGCTATCCGTACCAGGGCAACCCGGTGCCGGTGCTCAACTACGGCACGGCGATCGGGTTGCCGATCATCACTTTCTCCATCGGCTCGTATTGGGGCAGCCATTACCGCAATCGTTCGTGGTATCACGATCAGCGGTATTGGCACCGGCCGCCGCATTGGGGTGGGCCGGGACCACGCCTGCCGGGTCATTATCCGGGACCGGGCCACCGGCCGCCGGGGATGGGCCATGGACCGGGACCGCGGCCGCCGGGCCACGGAGCGGGTCCGGGCTCCTGGCCTCCGGGTCATGGCGCGGGTTCGGGGCCGGGGCGTCCGCCGGGACATGGCGCGGGGCCAAGGCTGCCGAGGGGAGGACATGACGGGTATGGCGGGCGTGGCGGAGGTCATGGTGGAGGGCATGGAGGCCGCCATCCGGGCGGCGCCCCAGGCGGCCCAAATCAATGA
- a CDS encoding SGNH/GDSL hydrolase family protein — MRVRRVLSVAPTCALLAAVAGTAPGAFAQNARVGVWATAPQAVAQHPAAPSFNRAPAVGGRTVRQIVYPTLSGNETRVRLSNAYGTQPLVIERASVAASLRGAAIDATTARALTFSGQPVARIAPGASLESDPVPFAVRAGAPLAISLFTREARTPTTWHKIAQQTAFLSGAGDFVDDAKASVFPTRFTNTLWLAGVSVVPDMPAQAVVAIGDSITDGMRSTLNANRRWPDVLARRIEGAGRRDVAVLNLGISGNRLLHDSACYGERLVARFRRDALEQPGVRTVVVQIGINDINFGYVPPHAGLDCDVPHVIVNAQEMIGGYQSLIAAARARNVRILGTTIPPGKLPPEREAVREAVNQWVRTGGAFDGVIDFDAALRDPAQPTRMLPRFDSGDGTHPSDAGYAAMADAVPLALVLGGVK, encoded by the coding sequence TTGCGAGTGCGCCGCGTCTTGTCCGTGGCGCCGACCTGCGCCCTGTTGGCCGCGGTGGCGGGCACGGCCCCGGGGGCGTTCGCCCAGAACGCGCGCGTGGGCGTCTGGGCTACCGCGCCGCAAGCCGTGGCGCAGCACCCGGCAGCCCCGTCGTTCAATCGGGCGCCGGCCGTGGGCGGGCGGACGGTGCGCCAGATCGTCTACCCGACGCTCTCGGGCAATGAAACGCGCGTGCGCCTGAGCAACGCGTACGGCACTCAGCCGCTGGTCATCGAACGCGCAAGCGTGGCGGCGTCCTTGCGCGGCGCCGCCATCGATGCGACGACGGCGCGCGCGCTCACCTTCAGTGGGCAGCCGGTCGCCAGGATCGCGCCCGGGGCGTCGCTGGAGAGCGATCCGGTGCCGTTCGCCGTGCGCGCCGGCGCGCCGCTGGCCATCAGCCTCTTTACCCGGGAAGCGCGCACGCCGACAACGTGGCACAAGATCGCGCAGCAGACCGCGTTCCTGAGCGGTGCCGGCGACTTCGTCGACGATGCGAAGGCGTCGGTATTTCCCACCCGCTTTACGAACACGCTATGGCTCGCGGGCGTGAGCGTGGTGCCGGACATGCCGGCACAAGCCGTCGTCGCGATCGGCGACTCGATCACCGACGGCATGCGCAGCACGCTCAACGCGAACCGCCGCTGGCCGGACGTGCTGGCGAGGCGTATCGAGGGCGCGGGGCGTCGCGATGTCGCGGTGCTCAATCTCGGCATCAGCGGCAATCGTCTGTTGCACGATTCGGCCTGTTACGGCGAGCGGTTGGTGGCGCGCTTTCGCCGCGATGCGCTGGAGCAGCCCGGCGTACGCACGGTGGTCGTACAGATCGGCATCAACGACATCAATTTCGGCTACGTGCCGCCGCATGCGGGACTCGACTGCGACGTGCCGCACGTGATCGTGAACGCGCAGGAGATGATCGGGGGGTACCAGTCGCTGATCGCGGCGGCGCGCGCCCGCAACGTCCGGATTCTGGGAACGACCATCCCGCCGGGCAAACTGCCGCCCGAGCGCGAAGCCGTGCGTGAGGCGGTCAACCAGTGGGTGCGCACCGGTGGCGCATTCGATGGCGTGATCGACTTCGATGCGGCCCTGCGCGATCCCGCTCAGCCCACACGCATGTTGCCGCGCTTCGACAGCGGCGACGGCACGCACCCGAGCGACGCCGGTTATGCCGCGATGGCGGACGCCGTACCTCTGGCGCTCGTGCTCGGCGGCGTGAAGTAG
- a CDS encoding S-(hydroxymethyl)glutathione dehydrogenase/class III alcohol dehydrogenase, translated as MKTKAAIAWEAGKPLTIEEVDLEGPRAGEVLIEVKATGICHTDYYTLSGADPEGIFPAILGHEGAGVVVDVGPGVTTVKKDDHVIPLYTPECRQCKFCLSRKTNLCQAIRSTQGRGLMPDATSRFSLDGKPIFHYMGTSTFSNYIVVPEIAVAKVRSDAPFDKVCYIGCGVTTGVGAVVYSAKVEAGANVVVFGLGGIGLNVIQGAKMVGADKIIGIDINPGRVELAKKFGMTHFINPKEVENVVDAIVQLTDGGADYSFECIGNVTTMRQALECCHKGWGQSFIIGVAAAGQEISTRPFQLVTGREWKGSAFGGARGRTDVPKIVDWYMEGKINIDDLITHTLRLDQINEGFDLMKRGESIRSVVLY; from the coding sequence ATGAAAACCAAAGCCGCCATTGCCTGGGAAGCGGGCAAGCCCCTGACCATCGAAGAAGTCGATCTGGAGGGGCCGCGCGCGGGCGAGGTGCTGATCGAGGTCAAGGCCACCGGCATCTGCCATACGGACTACTACACGCTCTCCGGCGCCGACCCGGAGGGGATCTTCCCTGCCATTCTCGGCCATGAAGGTGCGGGCGTGGTCGTGGACGTCGGTCCCGGCGTCACCACGGTGAAGAAAGACGATCACGTCATTCCGCTGTACACGCCCGAGTGCCGTCAGTGCAAGTTCTGCCTGTCGCGCAAGACCAACCTCTGCCAGGCCATCCGCAGCACGCAGGGCCGCGGCCTGATGCCGGACGCCACGTCGCGCTTCTCGCTCGACGGCAAGCCCATCTTCCACTACATGGGCACCTCCACCTTCTCGAACTACATCGTCGTGCCGGAAATCGCCGTGGCGAAAGTGCGCTCCGATGCGCCGTTCGACAAGGTCTGCTACATCGGCTGCGGCGTGACCACCGGCGTAGGCGCGGTCGTCTATTCCGCGAAGGTCGAAGCGGGGGCGAACGTCGTGGTGTTCGGCCTTGGCGGTATCGGCCTGAACGTGATCCAGGGCGCGAAGATGGTCGGCGCCGACAAGATCATCGGCATCGACATCAATCCGGGCCGCGTCGAGCTCGCGAAGAAATTCGGCATGACGCACTTCATCAATCCGAAGGAAGTCGAGAACGTCGTCGACGCCATCGTGCAGTTGACCGATGGCGGCGCCGACTACTCGTTCGAGTGCATCGGCAACGTCACGACCATGCGTCAGGCACTGGAGTGCTGCCACAAGGGCTGGGGTCAGTCGTTCATCATCGGCGTGGCGGCGGCCGGTCAGGAAATCAGCACGCGCCCGTTCCAGTTGGTCACGGGCCGCGAGTGGAAAGGCTCCGCGTTCGGCGGCGCACGCGGGCGCACCGATGTGCCGAAAATCGTCGACTGGTACATGGAGGGCAAGATCAACATCGACGACCTCATCACCCATACCTTGCGTCTCGATCAGATCAACGAAGGCTTCGACCTGATGAAGCGCGGCGAGTCCATCCGCTCGGTCGTGCTGTATTGA
- a CDS encoding diguanylate cyclase domain-containing protein — MASTRGPRRRARPSLQRVLRRTHLRLAVSAVVLAAVSLTLVAWIGLRAYAENNLMLLGRSLAYTAEAAVVFGDRVAAQEGIALIANDEDVVQVRVLDANGAQFALWRRPDGGTLTRLERTVADIALPGPVTLPIRHDGNVVGHIEVQGQGHQFFVFLLSGVGGVLACLLVTFAVANVLAKRMHRDIVKPLRALAEVAHAVRRERAFHQRVAPTPLAELKELGDDFNALLDEFEGWQNHLRAQNATLAHQANHDPLTGLPNRGYFESRLAQALIDAHELGTHVALLYLDSDRFKEINDQMGHDAGDAVLITIAERLRQPLREGDLVARLGGDEFAVMLPGVRQTSNAVRLAQSLLVAMEKPIPLPDGGEVITSMSIGVALYPNHAADAPGLLRMADAAMYQAKRAGVGTWHVAQSLA, encoded by the coding sequence ATGGCCAGCACGCGGGGGCCGCGACGCCGCGCTCGCCCGTCGCTGCAGCGCGTGCTGCGACGCACGCACCTGCGTCTGGCCGTCTCCGCCGTGGTGCTGGCTGCCGTCTCGCTCACGCTCGTGGCGTGGATCGGACTGCGCGCCTACGCCGAGAACAACCTGATGCTGCTCGGCCGCTCGCTCGCCTACACCGCCGAGGCCGCCGTGGTGTTCGGCGACCGCGTGGCCGCGCAGGAAGGCATCGCCCTCATCGCGAATGACGAAGACGTGGTGCAGGTGCGCGTGCTCGATGCGAACGGCGCACAGTTCGCGCTGTGGCGGCGGCCCGATGGCGGCACGCTCACGCGCTTGGAACGTACGGTCGCCGACATCGCGCTGCCCGGGCCGGTCACGCTGCCGATTCGCCATGACGGCAATGTCGTCGGTCATATCGAGGTGCAGGGGCAGGGACATCAGTTCTTTGTATTCCTACTGAGTGGCGTGGGTGGCGTGCTGGCGTGTCTGCTGGTAACGTTTGCCGTGGCGAACGTGCTGGCCAAGCGAATGCATCGCGATATCGTCAAGCCACTGCGCGCGCTGGCGGAGGTCGCCCATGCCGTGCGGCGCGAGCGCGCGTTCCATCAGCGCGTGGCGCCCACGCCGCTGGCCGAGCTCAAGGAACTCGGCGACGACTTCAACGCGCTGCTCGACGAATTCGAGGGGTGGCAGAACCATCTGCGCGCGCAGAACGCAACGCTCGCGCACCAGGCCAATCACGATCCGTTGACCGGGCTGCCGAACCGCGGGTACTTCGAGTCGCGTCTCGCCCAGGCGTTGATCGACGCCCACGAGCTGGGCACCCATGTCGCCCTGCTCTATCTCGACAGCGATCGGTTCAAGGAGATCAACGACCAGATGGGGCATGACGCCGGCGACGCCGTGCTGATCACGATTGCCGAGCGCCTGCGTCAGCCGTTGCGCGAAGGCGATCTGGTGGCGCGGCTCGGGGGCGACGAATTCGCCGTGATGCTGCCCGGCGTGCGCCAGACGTCGAACGCCGTGAGGCTCGCGCAGAGTTTGCTCGTGGCGATGGAAAAACCGATCCCGCTGCCCGATGGCGGCGAGGTCATCACGTCGATGAGCATCGGCGTGGCGCTGTACCCGAACCACGCCGCCGACGCGCCCGGGCTGTTGCGCATGGCCGATGCCGCGATGTATCAGGCCAAACGGGCCGGCGTGGGGACCTGGCATGTGGCGCAAAGCCTCGCATGA